One genomic window of Eggerthella timonensis includes the following:
- the glmM gene encoding phosphoglucosamine mutase — MARLFGTDGVRGVANKELTCETAFRLGQAAVAFQGKTILIGKDTRLSGDMLEAAVAAGIMSMGGTALLAGIIPTPAIALLVRELVCDGGIVISASHNPPEYNGIKLFDGQGFKLPDAVEDEIEAFVAAGGPPAEELPGGDEVGVALPVEDACELYIAHAVSTVANEGIDFTGLKVALDVGHGASCMTSAEALRRLGAEVVVVNEDFDGTDINVQCGSTHLEPLRALVAETGADVGIAHDGDADRVMLMDAKGNEIDGDVVEAVCAIDLHKRGLLSGGTAVSTVMCNLGLTHALRDAGIELVQTKVGDRYVLEAMREGGFILGGEQSGHMIFLEHNSTGDGLVTALQFLAACQRAGSTIEEAARAMTRFPQTLINVRVGDKHAVDGNAAVQDAVRAAEAELGDSGRVLLRPSGTEPVVRVMVEAASAEEAERHARAIADVVEREV; from the coding sequence ATGGCTCGTTTATTCGGCACGGATGGCGTGCGCGGAGTCGCGAACAAGGAACTGACGTGCGAGACGGCCTTCAGGCTGGGCCAGGCCGCCGTGGCGTTCCAGGGAAAGACCATCCTCATCGGCAAAGACACGCGCCTGTCCGGCGACATGCTGGAAGCGGCCGTTGCGGCGGGCATCATGTCGATGGGCGGCACGGCGCTCTTGGCCGGCATCATCCCGACGCCCGCCATCGCGCTCTTGGTGCGCGAGCTCGTCTGCGACGGCGGCATCGTCATATCCGCTTCGCACAACCCGCCCGAGTACAACGGCATCAAGCTGTTCGACGGCCAGGGCTTCAAGCTGCCCGATGCGGTGGAGGACGAGATCGAGGCCTTCGTGGCCGCGGGCGGCCCGCCGGCCGAGGAGCTCCCGGGCGGCGACGAGGTGGGCGTGGCCCTGCCGGTGGAGGATGCCTGCGAGCTCTACATCGCGCACGCCGTGTCCACGGTGGCAAACGAGGGCATCGATTTCACGGGCCTCAAGGTGGCGCTCGACGTGGGCCATGGCGCTTCGTGCATGACGAGCGCCGAGGCGCTGCGCCGTCTGGGCGCCGAGGTCGTCGTGGTCAACGAGGACTTCGACGGCACCGACATCAACGTGCAGTGCGGCTCCACGCATCTTGAGCCGCTGCGCGCGCTCGTGGCCGAGACGGGCGCCGACGTCGGCATCGCGCACGACGGCGACGCCGACCGCGTCATGCTCATGGACGCCAAGGGCAACGAGATCGACGGCGACGTGGTGGAGGCCGTGTGCGCCATCGACCTGCACAAGCGCGGTCTGCTGTCCGGCGGCACCGCCGTGTCCACCGTCATGTGCAACCTCGGCCTCACCCACGCCTTGCGCGATGCGGGCATCGAGCTCGTCCAGACGAAGGTGGGCGACCGCTACGTGCTGGAGGCCATGCGCGAGGGCGGGTTCATCCTGGGCGGCGAGCAGAGCGGCCACATGATCTTCCTCGAGCACAACTCCACGGGCGACGGCCTCGTGACGGCGCTCCAGTTCCTGGCCGCGTGCCAGCGCGCGGGCTCCACGATCGAGGAAGCCGCGCGCGCGATGACGCGCTTCCCGCAGACGCTCATCAACGTGCGCGTGGGCGACAAGCATGCCGTGGACGGCAACGCGGCCGTGCAGGATGCGGTGCGCGCCGCCGAAGCCGAGCTGGGCGACTCGGGACGTGTGCTGCTGCGCCCTTCGGGCACCGAGCCGGTCGTGCGCGTCATGGTCGAGGCTGCCAGCGCCGAGGAGGCCGAACGCCACGCGCGCGCCATCGCCGACGTGGTGGAGCGCGAAGTCTAG
- the hisE gene encoding phosphoribosyl-ATP diphosphatase, whose product MSNKTYLPSGETPPPSQIGATLEALAATIAARRDAGEESYTNRLLTTSPDEVLKKVMEEAGETALAAKDVESWACSSLAASLAAGGIDEAERLAVDLPPEYDAAVDHLRYEAADMVYHLLVVLERYGIGLDEFAAELNDRMVEGERPSGAVRLHEEHVKRGK is encoded by the coding sequence ATGTCGAACAAAACCTATCTCCCCTCCGGCGAGACGCCGCCTCCGTCCCAGATAGGGGCCACGCTCGAGGCGCTTGCCGCCACCATCGCCGCACGGCGCGATGCGGGGGAGGAAAGCTATACGAACCGCCTGCTCACCACCTCGCCCGACGAGGTGCTGAAGAAGGTTATGGAAGAGGCGGGCGAGACGGCGCTTGCGGCGAAGGACGTGGAATCCTGGGCTTGCTCGTCGCTCGCGGCGTCGCTCGCGGCGGGCGGCATCGACGAGGCGGAGCGGCTTGCCGTGGATCTGCCGCCCGAGTACGACGCGGCGGTCGACCATCTGCGTTACGAGGCGGCCGACATGGTGTACCACCTGCTCGTCGTGCTCGAACGCTACGGCATCGGCCTCGACGAGTTCGCCGCCGAGCTCAATGACCGCATGGTGGAGGGGGAGCGCCCGAGCGGCGCCGTCCGCTTGCACGAAGAACACGTGAAACGGGGGAAATAA
- a CDS encoding DNA-directed RNA polymerase subunit beta, with protein sequence MAQGKTTDQTSLYRDRRSFAKIPDVMDVPNLIAIQTDSFEFFKGEGLAQAFQDISPIENNTKDMCVEFGKHEFGEPKYTVDECKEKDVSYQAPLFVEIRFINRETGEIKEQDVFMGDFPLMTPRGTFIINGTERVVVSQLVRSPGVYFASERDKASDKVLFNAKVIPSRGAWLEFETDKRDILSVRIDRKRKQPATLLVRALGLAETREEIIELLGNDEMVLRTLDRDPATTKEESLIELYKRFRPGEPPTIDSARTLLEGLFFNPQRYDLAKVGRYKINKKLGFDPDYEASTLTNDDIVRTMQYIVALHAGDEGVQTDDIDHFGNRRIRTVGELIQNQFRIGLSRMERVVRERMSMQEPDEITPQSLVNIRPIVAAIKEFFGSSQLSQFMDQTNPAAGITHKRRLSALGPGGLSRERAGFEVRDVHTSHYGRMCPIETPEGPNIGLIGSLATYARINPYGFIETPYRRVEKGLVTDIVDYLTADEEENYTIAQANDLFDPETRKFGTFDDEGNFHEAVRVLCRTKDAAGVFGEPDEVAPELVEYMDVSPRQMVSVATSLIPFLEHDDANRALMGSNMQRQAVPLLRPNAPLVGTGIEHRIAVDSGEILVAQNPGVVDYVDGQTIIVLNNDGEYDEYLVPKFQRSNQSGCINHRPIVRKGDEVQAGDVLADGPSCDGGELALGQNLMVAYMPWEGYNYEDAIIVSERVVAEDLLTSIHISEYEIDARDTKLGPEEITREIPNISDDMISDLDADGIIRVGAEVFPGDVLVGKVTPKGETELTAEERLLRAIFGEKAREVRDTSLKVPHGSGGRVIGMSRFSRDAGDELAPGVNELVRIYVAQKRKVQQGDKLSGRHGNKGVISRVLPVEDMPYLADGTPIDVILNPLGVPSRMNVGQLLENHLGWAAKWGWDDAEETDAVVEGPMHVATPVFDGATEKEISDAIEKANRNLINKNHATYGDLARDEFVPQLSRTGKTWLYDGRTGEKFREPITVGQSYILKLGHMVDDKIHARSTGPYSLITQQPLGGKAQFGGQRFGEMEVWALYAYGASNVLQEILTVKSDDTAGRVKSYEAIVKGENIPAAEVPESFKVLVKEMKSLCLNVELEGHDHRTIDVTQEIDGQEDGDRALYEAIAADARKTEEDDAANALDSIAAELGELMGDSNNDTNDLIGEGEER encoded by the coding sequence GTGGCTCAAGGAAAAACGACTGATCAGACCAGCCTTTATAGGGATCGGCGAAGCTTCGCTAAGATCCCGGACGTCATGGACGTCCCCAACCTCATCGCCATCCAGACGGACAGCTTTGAGTTTTTCAAGGGCGAGGGCCTGGCGCAAGCGTTCCAGGATATCAGCCCCATCGAGAACAACACCAAGGACATGTGCGTGGAGTTCGGCAAGCATGAGTTCGGCGAGCCGAAGTACACGGTGGACGAGTGCAAGGAGAAGGACGTCTCCTACCAAGCGCCGCTGTTCGTGGAAATCCGCTTTATCAACCGCGAGACCGGCGAGATCAAGGAGCAAGACGTCTTCATGGGCGACTTCCCGCTCATGACGCCGCGCGGCACGTTCATCATCAACGGCACGGAGCGCGTCGTCGTCTCCCAGCTCGTGCGCTCCCCGGGCGTTTACTTCGCCTCCGAGCGCGATAAGGCATCCGACAAGGTGCTGTTCAACGCGAAGGTCATCCCGAGCCGCGGCGCGTGGCTCGAGTTCGAAACCGACAAGCGCGACATCCTGTCCGTGCGCATCGACCGCAAGCGCAAGCAGCCGGCGACGCTGCTCGTGCGCGCCCTCGGCCTGGCCGAGACGCGCGAGGAGATCATCGAGCTCCTCGGCAACGACGAGATGGTGCTGCGCACGCTCGACCGCGACCCGGCCACCACGAAGGAAGAGTCGCTCATCGAGCTGTACAAGCGCTTCCGTCCCGGCGAGCCGCCCACCATCGACTCCGCCCGCACGCTGCTCGAGGGCCTGTTCTTCAACCCGCAGCGCTACGACCTGGCGAAGGTCGGCCGCTACAAGATCAACAAGAAGCTGGGCTTCGACCCCGACTACGAGGCCTCCACGCTCACCAACGACGACATCGTGCGCACGATGCAGTACATCGTGGCGCTCCATGCCGGCGACGAGGGCGTGCAGACCGACGACATCGACCACTTCGGCAACCGTCGCATCCGCACGGTGGGCGAGCTGATCCAGAACCAGTTCCGCATCGGCCTGTCCCGCATGGAGCGCGTCGTGCGCGAGCGCATGAGCATGCAGGAGCCTGACGAGATCACGCCGCAGAGCCTCGTGAACATCCGCCCCATCGTGGCGGCCATCAAGGAGTTCTTCGGCTCCTCGCAGCTGTCCCAGTTCATGGATCAGACGAACCCCGCCGCCGGCATCACGCACAAGCGCCGTCTGTCGGCCCTCGGCCCGGGCGGCCTGTCCCGCGAGCGCGCCGGCTTCGAGGTGCGCGACGTCCACACGTCCCACTACGGCCGCATGTGCCCCATCGAGACGCCTGAAGGCCCGAACATCGGCCTCATCGGCTCGCTGGCAACCTACGCTCGCATCAACCCCTACGGCTTCATCGAGACGCCGTATCGCCGCGTCGAGAAGGGCCTGGTCACGGATATCGTGGACTACCTCACGGCCGACGAGGAGGAGAACTACACCATCGCGCAGGCCAACGACCTGTTCGACCCCGAGACCCGCAAGTTCGGCACGTTCGACGACGAGGGCAACTTCCACGAGGCCGTCCGCGTGCTCTGCCGCACGAAGGACGCCGCCGGCGTGTTCGGCGAGCCCGACGAAGTGGCGCCCGAGCTCGTCGAGTACATGGACGTGTCCCCGCGCCAGATGGTGTCGGTGGCAACCTCGCTCATCCCGTTCCTCGAGCACGACGACGCGAACCGCGCCCTCATGGGCTCGAACATGCAGCGCCAGGCCGTGCCGCTGCTGCGCCCGAACGCGCCGCTCGTCGGCACCGGCATCGAGCACCGCATCGCGGTCGACTCCGGCGAGATCCTCGTCGCCCAGAACCCGGGCGTCGTCGATTACGTCGACGGCCAGACCATCATCGTGCTGAACAACGACGGCGAGTACGACGAGTACCTCGTGCCGAAGTTCCAGCGCTCCAACCAGTCGGGCTGCATCAACCACCGCCCCATCGTCCGCAAGGGCGACGAGGTGCAGGCGGGCGACGTGCTGGCCGACGGCCCCAGCTGCGACGGCGGCGAGCTCGCGCTCGGCCAGAACCTCATGGTGGCCTACATGCCGTGGGAAGGCTACAACTACGAGGACGCCATCATCGTGTCCGAGCGCGTGGTTGCCGAGGACCTGCTCACGTCCATCCATATCTCCGAGTACGAGATCGACGCGCGCGACACGAAGCTCGGCCCCGAGGAGATCACCCGCGAGATCCCGAACATCTCCGACGACATGATCAGCGACCTCGATGCCGACGGCATCATCCGCGTGGGCGCCGAGGTGTTCCCGGGCGACGTGCTGGTGGGCAAGGTCACGCCGAAGGGCGAGACGGAGCTCACGGCCGAGGAGCGCCTGCTGCGCGCCATCTTCGGCGAGAAGGCTCGCGAGGTGCGCGACACGTCCCTCAAGGTGCCCCACGGCTCCGGCGGCCGCGTCATCGGCATGAGCCGCTTCAGCCGCGATGCCGGCGACGAGCTGGCTCCCGGCGTCAACGAGCTCGTGCGCATCTACGTGGCCCAGAAGCGCAAGGTGCAGCAGGGCGACAAGCTGTCCGGCCGCCACGGCAACAAGGGCGTCATCTCCCGCGTGCTGCCGGTGGAGGACATGCCCTACCTCGCCGACGGCACCCCGATCGACGTCATCCTCAACCCCCTGGGCGTTCCTTCCCGAATGAACGTCGGCCAGCTGCTTGAGAACCACCTCGGCTGGGCTGCGAAGTGGGGCTGGGACGACGCGGAAGAGACCGACGCGGTGGTCGAGGGCCCGATGCACGTGGCCACGCCCGTGTTCGACGGCGCCACGGAGAAGGAGATCTCCGACGCCATCGAGAAGGCGAACCGCAACCTCATCAACAAGAACCATGCCACGTACGGCGACCTGGCGCGCGACGAGTTCGTGCCCCAGCTGTCCCGCACGGGCAAGACGTGGCTGTACGACGGCCGCACGGGCGAGAAGTTCCGCGAGCCCATCACCGTGGGCCAGAGCTACATCCTGAAGCTCGGCCACATGGTGGACGACAAGATCCACGCCCGCTCGACCGGCCCTTACAGCCTGATCACGCAGCAACCGCTCGGCGGCAAGGCGCAGTTCGGCGGTCAGCGCTTCGGCGAGATGGAAGTGTGGGCGCTCTACGCCTACGGCGCGTCGAACGTGCTGCAGGAGATCCTCACGGTGAAGTCCGACGACACCGCGGGACGCGTCAAGTCCTACGAGGCCATCGTCAAGGGCGAGAACATCCCGGCCGCCGAGGTGCCCGAGAGCTTCAAGGTGCTCGTGAAGGAAATGAAGTCGCTGTGCCTGAACGTCGAGCTGGAGGGTCACGATCATCGTACGATCGACGTGACGCAGGAGATCGACGGCCAGGAAGACGGCGATCGCGCGCTGTACGAGGCCATCGCTGCCGACGCGCGCAAAACTGAAGAAGACGACGCGGCCAATGCGCTCGACAGCATTGCCGCCGAGCTGGGAGAGCTGATGGGCGATAGCAACAACGATACGAACGACCTGATCGGTGAGGGAGAGGAGCGATAA
- a CDS encoding helix-turn-helix transcriptional regulator: protein MYEWHQHIQVIVDEIDACIKRHDDEALALSALSRRLGYSEFHVTRKFKEVSGMSFRDYLRQRRLAFALKEVRDSERSMLDIAFDYGFSSHEAFTRAFKAAYGIVPSEFRKRPAPVVLRTKINPFDRYILGLGEIGMVKSNDDVKTYFVTIPAHKFLHVRNGESNGYWDFWRKQSLVPGQDHETVCGLLDSIKGKLDDNGGSEADSSGGHVMAYIGDPGGRLCDWGFPRVECYGVRLPASYDGALPPNLTMMDVPEAEYLVFEHGPFDYEQENRSVEGKIEEAMATFDFDGTGYRFDTDPGRVLYFYHDPERFWKYVRPVKKG, encoded by the coding sequence ATGTACGAGTGGCATCAGCACATACAGGTGATCGTCGACGAGATCGATGCCTGCATCAAACGGCACGACGACGAGGCGCTCGCCCTGAGCGCGCTCTCCCGCAGGCTGGGTTATTCCGAGTTCCACGTGACGAGGAAGTTCAAAGAGGTATCGGGCATGTCGTTTCGGGACTACCTGCGCCAGCGCAGGCTGGCCTTCGCGCTCAAGGAAGTGCGCGACAGCGAGCGCAGCATGCTCGACATCGCCTTCGACTACGGCTTCTCTTCGCACGAGGCGTTCACGCGGGCGTTCAAGGCGGCGTACGGCATCGTCCCCAGCGAATTCCGCAAGCGCCCCGCGCCGGTCGTGCTTCGTACGAAGATCAACCCGTTCGACCGGTACATTTTAGGATTAGGAGAGATCGGCATGGTGAAATCGAACGACGACGTCAAAACGTACTTCGTGACCATCCCCGCGCATAAGTTCCTGCACGTGAGGAACGGCGAGAGCAACGGGTACTGGGACTTCTGGCGAAAGCAGAGCCTCGTGCCCGGGCAGGATCACGAGACGGTGTGCGGCCTGCTCGACAGTATCAAGGGCAAGCTGGACGACAACGGCGGCAGCGAGGCGGACAGCAGCGGCGGGCACGTGATGGCCTACATCGGCGACCCCGGCGGAAGGCTGTGCGATTGGGGCTTCCCGCGCGTCGAGTGCTACGGCGTGCGCCTCCCCGCCTCCTACGACGGCGCGCTGCCGCCGAACCTCACGATGATGGACGTGCCGGAGGCCGAGTACCTCGTGTTCGAGCACGGCCCGTTCGACTACGAGCAGGAGAACCGCAGCGTGGAGGGCAAGATCGAGGAGGCGATGGCGACGTTCGACTTCGACGGCACCGGCTACCGCTTCGACACCGATCCGGGGCGCGTGCTGTACTTCTACCACGATCCGGAGCGCTTCTGGAAGTACGTGAGGCCGGTGAAAAAGGGCTAG
- a CDS encoding DNA-directed RNA polymerase subunit beta': protein MTTEFDVSNFDALRISLANAEDVRSWSRGEVKKPETINYRTLKPEKDGLFCEKIFGPTKDWECACGKYKRVRFKGIVCERCGVEVTRSKVRRERMGHIELAAPVSHIWYFKGSPSRLGYLLDIAPKELEKVLYFASSIITSVDKEAREEDADELRDELAADLEELDAERDRLVEATRKLSVDYVPEDDDFVDDVDEDERMTAEEVDEEIADIYEEFNERKALRQDAFDAFMKIEPKQLVPDEALYREMRLNYRDYFTGGMGAESVRDLLDAMDLAATADELRDVIANGKGQKRAKAIKRLKVVDAFLKSENKPTDMILDVIPVIPPDLRPMVQLDGGRFATSDLNDLYRRVINRNNRLKRLLDLGAPEIIVNNEKRMLQEAVDSLFDNGRRGRPVTGPGNRPLKSLSDMLKGKQGRFRQNLLGKRVDYSGRSVIVVGPQLKLHQCGLPSQMALELFKPFVMKRLVELEYAANIKAAKRAVDRGASYVWDVLEEVITEHPVLLNRAPTLHRLGIQAFEPVLVEGKAIKLHPLVCTAFNADFDGDQMAVHVPLGAEAQAEARVLMLSANNIKSPAHGRPLTVPTQDMIIGLYYLTAARDGFEGEGRSFIDFDDAMNAYDARAELDLQAKIWVRLSRDTQVATAFGVFEEHKAGERIETTIGRITFNNVLPEDYPYLNYEMNKKEISRLVEDVCNRYELSSVPAILDGLKDAGFHYATRAGVTVSVYDATVPPNKGEILAAADEKVAAIDEDYEMGLMSPDERHKQVVDIWNAANEEVGEAMAENFDKFNPIYMMAFSGARGNIKQIRQLAGMRGLMSDPKGEIIDRPIKANFREGLSVLEYFISTHGARKGLADTALRTADSGYLTRRLVDVAQDVIIREIDCGTSDGVPYPLHNEKGDVDENLIGRCLLNDVAGADGAVLLAAGEYITHMDQLKAMDAAGVETLVIRTVMTCHAEHGVCQKCYGWDLATSRPVNIGTAVGIIAAQSIGEPGTQLTMRTFHTGGVAGEDITHGLPRVQELFEARKPKGLAVLAEISGTLQISGDKQSKTITIHDQQGNFREYVVSARAQMLPGVTDGCEVKVGQQLTKGSVNPHDLLRLTDPNTTLRYIVSQVQGVYVSQGVDINDKHIEVIARQMLRKVAVMDAGESDYLPGRQVNRFEFEDAANALIAEGKEPPVGQPLLLGITKASLATDSFLSAASFQETTKVLTDAAIEGKIDHLAGLKENVIIGKPIPAGTGLSRYREVGLTYKGRPVAPVMGETLPDFAPEALRDIEELLPQPQDWSLDGDGYLNMGTNYGSYYSGLSLGHRGPQLSDEDARLYIYDDLGVSQRWANKFSEAGIETVADLVGHTEEDLLRIEGIGVKAIEELKEGLDAHELTHVIEDDLAATSDDMSQLLDMVFSPDDTILIGGDEPPTFNTEGEDMLGEALPPRSYQRNLEELDALLGSVGSLGFGLTSKDEEEASNADDDVEE from the coding sequence ATGACGACGGAATTCGACGTAAGCAATTTCGATGCCCTGCGCATTTCGCTCGCCAACGCCGAGGACGTGCGCAGCTGGTCGCGCGGCGAGGTGAAGAAGCCCGAGACGATCAACTACCGCACGCTCAAGCCCGAGAAGGACGGCCTGTTCTGCGAGAAGATCTTCGGCCCGACGAAGGACTGGGAGTGCGCCTGCGGCAAGTACAAGCGCGTGCGCTTCAAGGGCATCGTCTGCGAGCGCTGCGGCGTCGAGGTGACGCGCAGCAAGGTTCGCCGCGAGCGCATGGGGCACATCGAGCTGGCTGCCCCGGTCAGCCATATCTGGTACTTCAAGGGCTCGCCGTCGCGCCTGGGCTACCTTCTGGACATCGCGCCGAAGGAGCTCGAGAAGGTGCTGTACTTCGCGTCCTCCATCATCACCTCGGTGGACAAGGAGGCTCGCGAGGAAGACGCCGACGAGCTGCGTGACGAGCTGGCCGCCGACCTCGAGGAGCTGGACGCCGAGCGCGACCGCCTCGTGGAGGCCACGCGCAAGCTGTCCGTGGACTACGTCCCCGAGGACGACGACTTCGTCGACGACGTGGACGAGGACGAGCGCATGACGGCCGAGGAGGTCGACGAGGAGATCGCCGACATCTACGAGGAGTTCAACGAGCGCAAGGCGCTGCGTCAGGACGCCTTCGACGCCTTCATGAAGATCGAGCCGAAGCAGCTTGTGCCGGACGAGGCCCTCTACCGCGAGATGCGCCTCAACTACCGCGACTACTTCACGGGCGGCATGGGCGCCGAGTCCGTGCGCGACCTGCTGGACGCCATGGACCTGGCCGCGACGGCCGACGAGCTGCGCGACGTCATCGCCAACGGCAAGGGCCAGAAGCGCGCCAAGGCCATCAAGCGCCTCAAGGTGGTCGACGCGTTCCTCAAGTCCGAGAACAAGCCGACGGACATGATCCTCGACGTCATCCCGGTGATCCCGCCCGACCTGCGCCCCATGGTGCAGCTCGACGGCGGCCGCTTCGCGACGTCGGATCTCAACGACCTGTACCGTCGCGTCATCAACCGCAACAACCGTCTCAAGCGCCTGCTGGACCTCGGCGCGCCCGAGATCATCGTCAACAACGAGAAGCGCATGCTGCAGGAGGCCGTCGACAGCCTGTTCGACAACGGCCGCCGCGGCCGCCCCGTCACGGGCCCGGGCAACCGTCCGCTCAAGTCGCTGTCCGACATGCTCAAGGGCAAGCAGGGCCGCTTCCGCCAGAACCTGCTGGGCAAGCGCGTCGACTACTCCGGCCGTTCGGTCATCGTCGTCGGCCCGCAGCTCAAGCTGCACCAGTGCGGCCTGCCGTCGCAGATGGCGCTCGAGCTGTTCAAGCCGTTCGTCATGAAGCGCCTGGTCGAGCTTGAGTACGCCGCCAACATCAAGGCCGCCAAGCGCGCCGTCGATCGCGGTGCCAGCTACGTGTGGGACGTGCTGGAAGAGGTCATCACCGAGCACCCCGTGCTGCTGAACCGCGCACCTACCCTGCACCGTCTGGGCATCCAGGCCTTCGAGCCGGTGCTGGTCGAGGGCAAGGCCATCAAGCTGCATCCGCTGGTCTGCACCGCCTTCAACGCCGACTTCGACGGCGACCAGATGGCCGTGCACGTGCCGCTGGGCGCCGAGGCGCAGGCCGAGGCCCGCGTGCTCATGCTGTCCGCCAACAACATCAAGTCGCCGGCCCACGGCCGCCCGCTGACCGTGCCCACGCAGGACATGATCATCGGCCTGTACTACCTCACGGCAGCCCGCGACGGCTTCGAGGGCGAGGGCCGCTCGTTCATCGACTTCGACGACGCCATGAACGCCTACGACGCCCGAGCCGAGCTCGACCTGCAGGCCAAGATCTGGGTGCGCCTCTCCAGGGACACGCAGGTGGCCACGGCCTTCGGCGTGTTCGAAGAGCACAAGGCCGGCGAGCGCATCGAGACGACCATCGGCCGCATCACGTTCAACAACGTGCTGCCCGAGGACTACCCGTACCTCAACTACGAGATGAACAAGAAGGAGATCAGCCGCCTCGTCGAGGACGTGTGCAACCGCTACGAGCTGTCCAGCGTGCCGGCGATCCTCGACGGCCTCAAGGACGCGGGCTTCCACTACGCCACGCGCGCCGGCGTCACCGTGTCGGTGTACGACGCCACCGTGCCGCCGAACAAGGGCGAGATCCTGGCTGCCGCCGACGAGAAGGTCGCGGCCATCGACGAGGACTACGAGATGGGCCTCATGAGCCCCGACGAGCGCCACAAGCAGGTCGTCGACATCTGGAACGCCGCGAACGAAGAGGTCGGCGAGGCCATGGCCGAGAACTTCGACAAGTTCAACCCCATCTACATGATGGCGTTCTCCGGCGCCCGCGGTAACATCAAGCAGATCCGCCAGCTGGCCGGTATGCGAGGCCTCATGTCCGACCCGAAGGGCGAGATCATCGACCGCCCGATCAAGGCGAACTTCCGCGAGGGCCTGTCGGTTCTGGAGTACTTCATCTCCACGCACGGCGCCCGTAAGGGTCTGGCCGACACCGCGCTGCGTACCGCCGACTCGGGATACCTGACCCGCCGCCTCGTGGACGTGGCCCAGGACGTCATCATCCGCGAGATCGACTGCGGCACTTCCGACGGCGTGCCGTACCCGCTGCACAACGAAAAGGGCGACGTCGACGAGAACCTCATCGGCCGCTGCCTGCTCAACGACGTGGCGGGCGCCGACGGCGCCGTGCTGCTGGCTGCGGGCGAGTACATCACCCATATGGACCAGCTCAAGGCCATGGATGCCGCGGGCGTCGAGACGCTCGTCATCCGCACGGTCATGACCTGCCATGCCGAGCACGGCGTGTGCCAGAAGTGCTACGGTTGGGACCTCGCCACGTCGCGTCCGGTGAACATCGGCACGGCGGTGGGCATCATCGCCGCCCAGTCCATCGGCGAGCCGGGCACCCAGCTCACCATGCGTACGTTCCACACCGGCGGCGTCGCCGGCGAGGACATCACCCACGGTCTTCCCCGTGTCCAGGAGCTGTTCGAGGCGCGCAAGCCGAAGGGCCTTGCCGTCCTCGCGGAGATCTCCGGCACGCTGCAGATCTCGGGCGACAAGCAGTCCAAGACCATCACGATCCACGACCAGCAGGGCAACTTCCGCGAGTACGTCGTGTCGGCGCGCGCCCAGATGCTGCCCGGCGTGACGGACGGCTGCGAAGTGAAGGTGGGCCAGCAGCTCACCAAGGGCTCGGTGAACCCGCACGACCTTTTGCGCCTCACCGACCCGAACACGACGCTGCGCTACATCGTGAGCCAGGTTCAGGGCGTGTACGTGTCCCAGGGCGTGGACATCAACGACAAGCACATCGAGGTCATCGCGCGCCAGATGCTGCGCAAGGTGGCCGTCATGGACGCCGGCGAGTCCGACTACCTGCCGGGCCGCCAGGTCAACCGCTTCGAGTTCGAGGATGCCGCCAACGCGCTCATCGCTGAGGGCAAGGAGCCGCCCGTGGGCCAGCCGCTGCTGCTGGGCATCACGAAGGCGTCGCTGGCCACGGACTCGTTCCTGTCGGCCGCCTCGTTCCAGGAGACCACGAAGGTGCTCACCGACGCCGCCATTGAAGGCAAGATCGACCACCTGGCCGGCCTCAAGGAGAACGTCATCATCGGCAAGCCGATCCCGGCGGGCACGGGCCTTTCGCGCTACCGCGAAGTGGGCCTCACCTACAAGGGCCGCCCGGTTGCGCCGGTGATGGGCGAGACGCTGCCCGACTTCGCGCCGGAAGCGCTTCGCGACATCGAGGAGCTGCTGCCGCAGCCGCAGGATTGGTCGCTCGACGGCGACGGCTACCTCAACATGGGCACGAACTACGGCAGCTACTACAGCGGCCTGTCGCTGGGCCATCGCGGCCCGCAGCTGTCCGACGAGGACGCGCGCCTGTACATCTACGACGATCTGGGCGTGTCGCAGCGTTGGGCCAACAAGTTCTCCGAGGCGGGCATCGAGACGGTGGCCGACCTCGTGGGCCACACCGAGGAGGACCTGCTGCGCATCGAGGGCATCGGCGTGAAGGCCATCGAGGAGCTGAAGGAAGGTCTCGACGCCCACGAGCTGACGCACGTGATCGAGGACGACCTCGCGGCCACGAGCGACGACATGAGCCAGCTGCTCGACATGGTGTTCTCGCCTGACGACACCATCCTCATCGGCGGCGACGAGCCCCCGACCTTCAATACCGAGGGCGAGGACATGCTGGGCGAGGCCCTGCCGCCGCGCTCCTACCAGCGCAATCTGGAAGAGCTCGACGCGCTGCTGGGCTCTGTGGGATCGCTGGGCTTCGGTCTGACCAGCAAGGATGAGGAAGAAGCATCCAACGCTGACGACGACGTCGAGGAATAG